A portion of the Staphylococcus felis genome contains these proteins:
- a CDS encoding transposase — protein sequence MGKHYKFEIKLKIVQEYLNSSLGYERLAKKYSLSHYSILQRWVNQYLEFGPKGLDKKLQNKEYTRDFKVSVLRFRQENKLSYRETANHFKISNPAMLAVWQRKFNEEGILGLDNKQRGRPSKMKRKQTKVKPDNHLPLKEDEREELERLRNENEMLKAGIAYQKKLQRLTQHYGSKHPKK from the coding sequence ATGGGTAAACATTATAAATTTGAAATCAAGTTAAAAATAGTTCAGGAATATTTAAATAGTAGTTTAGGATATGAGAGATTAGCTAAAAAATATAGTCTATCTCATTATTCTATACTTCAAAGATGGGTTAACCAGTATTTGGAATTTGGACCAAAAGGATTAGATAAAAAATTGCAGAATAAAGAATATACTAGAGATTTTAAAGTATCTGTTTTAAGATTTAGACAAGAAAATAAATTGTCTTATCGAGAAACAGCCAATCACTTTAAAATTTCTAATCCAGCTATGTTAGCCGTTTGGCAGCGTAAATTTAATGAAGAAGGTATTCTCGGTTTAGACAATAAACAGAGAGGACGTCCTTCTAAAATGAAAAGAAAGCAGACAAAAGTTAAACCAGATAATCATTTACCATTAAAAGAAGATGAACGCGAAGAATTAGAAAGACTTAGAAATGAAAATGAAATGTTGAAAGCAGGTATCGCTTATCAAAAAAAGTTACAACGCTTGACCCAACATTACGGAAGCAAACATCCGAAAAAGTAA